The Acetobacter ghanensis DNA segment AGGCGTTGCAGAAGCGCCTCCTCGCGCTGCATGGCGCAGGCCAGCTCCACAATCTGTTCCTGTCGGGACAGGGGTGGGAGTGCTACCGGCACGCTCTCCAGTGCTGGACGGGCAATGTTACGCACAAGGGTGGAACTCTGGGCCTGCTGCTCCAGATAGCGCTGTGCGGGATCCTGATTGAGCCACCAGACCAGCCAGGCGGGCAGCACGTCTGGACGCACCACGCGCAGCACAAAGAAGTGCGGCGCGGCGACGGCCTGAAGGCTGCCGATACGCGCATCAATCAGAACGGCTAGTGACACATTTCCACGGGCTGGGAAGAGGATATCTCCCGGACGCAGCCAGTCCGGCTCACGCCGCCCGGCCACCTCGGTGCGCACGCAGGACGCCCAGTTCACGCCAGACGGTGCGGTGTCGCGCATCTGCACGACAGCCGTTTTTGCCCCATCGGTCGGGTCGATCCGCCCTCTGAACGACCATCCTGTGGAAACGGCGCAAAGGGCAGAAATCGATGTTTTCTGAACATGAACGACTTTGGTCATGACTGTATCCTGCGCGGAGAACCTGACCCTGTCAACCTGTTATTTTTGGCACCATCGCAATTGGTGCATTTCGCGACTGTGATTGTGCGCCGTGCCCCTGTCCTGCTCCGGCCGGACAGGCATCACCCCGCTCTCCCAACGTGGTCGCAGTCTGCGTTTTCGCTGACACGTCAGGAAAACGTGTTAACGAAACCTGATTTCGTTAACACGTAGCACCCGCAGATCTTCTGGATCCTTACGCCCCATTCAGGACCGAGAAGACTCTGGCAGATACGTCATCACCTCTCTGAAGACACGTTCCATCCGGGGTCGAAGATAGTCCATCTTCCCCTCAAGGCGGACCAGAGCAGGAGCGCGTTTTTCCGCCGCACGCTCAGACTGATTGCACAGCGACCACCGTCCTGGGGCATCCGGAATCTCTGACAGATCCGCCAGACAGACACCAGCACCATACATGTCGTTAAAAATCGGGTTTTCCTCGATAAAACCTTCTTCAGGGATCAGGGGACCTGTACCCTCAGCATAGTGATCCCTGACCACCTGCTGCACGGCACTGAGCGCCTCTTTTTCTGCACCCTCTTTCACTCGTGCAGGCAAAAACAGG contains these protein-coding regions:
- a CDS encoding restriction endonuclease subunit S domain-containing protein yields the protein MTKVVHVQKTSISALCAVSTGWSFRGRIDPTDGAKTAVVQMRDTAPSGVNWASCVRTEVAGRREPDWLRPGDILFPARGNVSLAVLIDARIGSLQAVAAPHFFVLRVVRPDVLPAWLVWWLNQDPAQRYLEQQAQSSTLVRNIARPALESVPVALPPLSRQEQIVELACAMQREEALLQRLRQDNQQIMTGLARDLLAG